In a single window of the Amia ocellicauda isolate fAmiCal2 chromosome 20, fAmiCal2.hap1, whole genome shotgun sequence genome:
- the LOC136715576 gene encoding zinc finger matrin-type protein 4 — translation MKSAGVGDGGLFTESYCNICNAQLISESQRVAHYESKKHANKVRLFYMLHPEDGGPPSKRLRPDNPDSDESEVDRNKCCTLCNMFFTSAIVAQSHYQGKTHAKRVRLVLGEPPSTPTPTDSAPSTPQPTDPVPPPSWPPAKDGEAGKFCCLCSAWFNNPLMAQQHYEGKKHKRNAARARLLEQLAGSLDATETTALRNSYSCSVCNVILNSIEQYHAHLQGSKHQNNLKQHQQ, via the exons ATGAAGTCGGCGGGGGTCGGTGATGGTGGGCTCTTCACGGAAAGTTACTGCAACATCTGCAACGCCCAGCTCATCTCCGAGTCCCAGCGCGTCGCTCACTATGAG AGTAAGAAACATGCCAACAAAGTCCGCCTCTTCTACATGCTGCACCCTGAGGATGGGGGGCCGCCTTCAAAAAGACTGAGGCCCGATAACCCG gaCAGCGACGAAAGTGAAGTGGACAGGAACAAGTGCTGTACACTCTGTAACATGTTCTTCACCTCCGCCATTGTGGCCCAATCCCACTACCAGGGCAAGACACATGCCAAGAGGGTGCGGTTGGTCCTTGGAGAGCCTCCAAGCACACCTACACCCACAG ACTCCGCCCCTTCAACACCACAACCGACAGACCCGGTGCCGCCCCCCAGCTGGCCCCCAGCCAAAGATGGGGAGGCGGGGAAGTTTTGTTGCTTATGTAGCGCCTGGTTCAACAACCCACTGATGGCACAGCAGCACTATGAAGGCAAGAAGCACAAGAGGAATGCCGCCAGGGCACGGCTCCTGGAGCAGCTGGCAGGGAGCTTGGATGCCACTGAAACCACAG CTCTGCGGAACAGCTACTCGTGCAGCGTGTGCAACGTGATTCTCAACTCCATCGAGCAATACCACGCACACCTCCAGGGCTCCAAGCACCAGAATAA